Genomic segment of Paenibacillaceae bacterium GAS479:
ATAAGGCAGAGCTTGCCGGCGAGGACGGCACTCCGGATTACAGCCGGATCGTCCGGGTGCTTAGCCACCCCGTTGCGATGGCTCAATGTCATACTTTTCTGCGCGCCCATCTGCAGCACGCCGAGTGGGAGCATGTGAGCAGCACCGCAGAGGCGGTCAAAATCGTCAGCGAAAATCCTGGCCGCGGCTGGGCGGCTATTGGGCTCACGCTGGCCGCAGGTCATTACGGCCTCGAAGTGCTGTGCCCTGGTGTAACGGATCACGACAACAACTACACTCGCTTCCTGCTCGTAGGCAAGGAGCCGTTCACGCTGCGTGAATCTCCGGTTCGTAAAACCTCGATTCTTGTGACGCTCCCGGAGGACTTTCCTGGAGCTCTGCATCAGGTGCTGTCCGCCTTTGCTTGGCGGCGGATTAACCTGGCCCGCATCGAGTCGCGGCCGACCAAAAAACGGCTTGGCACGTATCATTTTGTCATCGATATTGAGATGGCATTGGATACAGTACTGCTTCCAGCCGCCCTGCAGGAAATCGAAGCGATCGGTTGTCAGGTGCGCGTGCTGGGTTCGTACCCAAGCTTCGGCAGCACGGCGCCGGAGCTGGCAGACACTAGCGAGAGCAAGTGAGATTTAGATCTGAGCCTGAGTTTGGCTGGATCTATATAAGAACGTTCACCAAGAGATTGCACCGGAGAGAAAGATGCCGGGCAATCTCTTTTTCATTTAACCTCCCGATAATAGGGAAATGGGGGCGCTGCCGTTTGATAGTAAATAATAAATTTAACGAGTTTTTATGTATGGCTAGAGTTCTAAATAATGAACTTGATATCGCTCCAGTACTTTACGGCTCTCTGGGCTTACAATTTACATCGGGTATTGATTTAGAGCCACAGGATATTGACGTACTTGTGCCATTAGAATATCTGCAAGAAAAATGGGATTTGTTGCAGCAGGCCGTTGAAAAAATAGGATATACGTTTGTGGACTTACATGAACATGAATTTCGTAAAGAGGGTTTCAAACTGGCATTTGCTTTTATTGAAGATCTGGCGGATTTTGCTAATGTAGATTACAAAAAACTTGAACGGATTGAATTGGATGGAGCGAAGTTTCAAGCTTTACGTTTAGAAGATTACTTAAAGGTTTATTCCAAGAGTTTAATTGATGGGTATAGAGGGGCAAAAAACAATAACAAAGACGTGGCTAAGATCGAGTTAATTAAGACATTATTGGAGCGGGATAAACATATCGAGAAAATAAAAAGCCTCTACGGTTCGTTGGACGAAGCCGACAAACCATTTTTGCATGCAAGGTTTTTAGGTCATTTCGGGGGTCTTCATGAGCTAGAAAGCGGGGACTGGATCGGCTGGTCAGGGGAGAGCTTGAAGCAGTTTGCAGATATTGTTAGCGGGTATGTGCTTACGATAAAGAAAGTTCCCGATCTAATCGAAGCCTACGCGAGCATGCGAGACAAACCGCTGCCCAGTCGGGTTGAATTTGGCCCGATTGAAATGGTGGAAGAGTCTGATGAAGGTTAATAAATGAAGAGGAAGCCGGTTGACTCCGGCTACCATATTGTTCACAAAGGGGCTGGCCCAAAAAGTCACTCATTAGACGACTTAGGGGTTGCCCTTTAGTTATTTAGGTCGCCATTACAGTAGGCTGGATGGGGCTGAATCGTTTTTGAATCGGAAGCGTTTTGAGTTTTCACACTATATATGAATGGTCAAGCTAAGCGCTCTGAGTTTCACTCTTACCATTAATTCAAAAACCTGCCTGGTAGCGTAAAGTATTGTGTGTACCATGATTTGGAGTATTCCAAAACATGAAAAAAGTAGGGTATCCTCGGGATTGCTGAGACCACCAAGGAGGGACCCTACTCGATGAATAGCTTACCCGAAAATTCGTTTCATAATCTACTTGAAAAAACTGTAACTGACTTGTTGCAAGAGAAGTTGGAGTTGCTGCTGCAAGAAGAAATCAAAAACTACCTGAGCGTGGAGCAGCCCCATTCTCGCAACAACCGCAACGGCCACTACAAACGCTCTTTCCAGACGCGCTACGGTGCCATTCACGGACTAAAGGTACCCCGCGATCGGAAAGGAACGTTTCAGACGCAGCTGTTCGAACCTTATCAGCGTCGGGAAGGCTGGCTTGAGGAGGCGATTATCCACATGTACAAAGGCGGCATGAGCACCCGCGATGTGGCCAAGTTCATTGAAAGCCTGTACGGAACCCACTACTCGCCCACGACCATCAGCAATATCACGCAAACGGTCATGGAAGACATTGAGCAGTGGCAAAATCGCCCGCTGGAGAGGCGCTATTCCGTGATCTATCTGGATGGTCTTTACGTCAAGCTCAAACGTAATGATGTCAGCAGTGAAGCAGTCTATTTGGCGATGGGAATCGACGAAAAAGGCTACCGCCAGATTCTCGGCTTTTACGTAGGCGGCAAAGAAAGCTCCAATGGCTGGCTCGACGTGCTGAAGGACCTGCACAAACGGGGTGCCACGGATGTGCTGCTAGGCGTTTTCGACGGTTTGCCGGGTCTGGGCGAAGCCTTTCAAACGATCTATCCGAAAGCGGATGTGCAGGATTGTCTGGTTCACAAAGTCCGCAGTACGTTTCCTAAAATCCGTGTCTCCGACAAAACAGAGTTTTTTCACGACCTGAAGCAAGTGTATTCAGCGATTGACGCGATGTGGCTCGGGCAGTGTTCGAAGGATTCAAAGCGACGTGGAGCAAACGGTACCCCAAGGAAGTGAAGTCTTGGGAGGATCAATTGCCGACTTTGCTTACGTTTTATGCGTATCCCGCCAAGATCCGGCAAGCTATTTACACCTCCAACCCGATTGAACGAATGAACAAGGAAATACGCAAGCGTCTGAGGCCGATGAACAGCTTGACCAACATTGAAGCCGCGGAGAAGATTCTTTATCTGCAAGCAACGGACTACAACGAGAAGTGGTGCAGTAGAGCGATACGCGGTTTCGGGGATCCCGATACAAAAGCGGAGTTTGAAAACATGTACACCGCGCGCTATGGAGAGAGGAACTCAACCAACTAATTCGACCTCCCGCGGCTTCGCTTGGGCTACGCCCACCACCTAAACACCACTATCTAAGTCCATTTTCCCGATGGAAAACTTTACTACACAGAATACTTGACGCTACCACCTGCCTCCATGGGTAACGGTACTGAGAAGCCTTATTTCAGCAAAATGGAGTTTTTTGAGGCGTAACGAAACTGAGAGACCCTAATTGAGGGTACTTCTCGGAAAAATCATCATTTGGACTCAAATAACACTTCTCAGTTTCGTTACATAATTTATAGCCTGATTTGAGAAGAAATAAGCTCTCTCAGTTTCGTAAGGATGTGTGTGGACAAGCTGAGCATGAGCGCTTTGATTTTCCCTAGTGATAAAGCGAAGCGATAGGAACTTTCACAAAGGACTGTCCCAAAAAGTCACTCATTAGATGACTTAGGACGGCCTTTTTTTTGCTTTCAGCCGCTTTATTTCGCTGAATATTGAAGGGTTGCAGCGGCTTAATCGACGCGGGTGTACAAGCCGGGAGCTTGGTTTATTTTGCAGAAAAAGGAGACAGACGCCTATTTGCTGCATACGATCTAACAACGGGCAGAAGGCGGGATTCCACCGCTTTCGCAGTATGCGAAGAGGAGGGAGTCGGCAAGTGAAAATCCATATTGTCAAAAAGGGAGATACCCTTTACCTGATTGGCCAGAAATATGGGGTGACGGTAGAGGAGCTACAGAAGCTCAATCCTACGCTTACAAATCCCCATAACCTGCTTATCGGCACGAAGGTGAAAGTTCCTTCTCCGGCAGGCAAGCCAGGAGCAGTGGAGCTGATCCACAAGTATAAGGTCAAGCTTGGAGATACGCTTTGGAAGCTTTCCAAGGCATGGGGTGTATCGCTTCAAGAGCTTATTAAAGCGAATCCACAGATTTCTGATCCTGCGGTGTTAAATGAGGGCGATACAGTCCATATTCCGAAGCCATCGACGGCCGCTCCGTTGACCGCTCAGCACAAGGCGGAACCGCATATGCAGCAAGGCGGCAAAAAGAATACGGCGCCTAAGCCGAGCACTGAGCCGAAAGTGGAAATCAAGCCGGAACCACCGATAGAGGTAGAGGTGGAGGTGGTAGTTGAACCTGAGGTGGTCGTCAAACCGGAAGTTGTCGCTGAGCCGGTGCTTCCGCCGCCTCCGGTACTGCCTGAGGAAACGAAGGTGGTAATCAAACCGTCTTATGGAGCTCAACAACCACAGCCGGTGGCGAAAAAAAGCTATGGCAAGCCGCTCGGTGAGACTGTGCACCCGTTCAAACAGGAAAAGATTCCAGCTATTGAGGCGCTGTCACCATTGTTCCAGTTGCCGAAAATGCCCGAGACCGCATCTGCTTGGCCGCCGCAACATGGCTACAGCACGGGATATTCGCAGGATATTCCCGGACTTGGCGGAGCCAATGCCGGTTCATACATGTATGGCTCGGTTGCGCCAAGTGCCGCTTCCGCTGGTTATGGCAGCCAGCCGTTAGTAGGCGGGGCCGGTGTGTATTCCAATTATGCCATGCCAGTCGCAGCAGGCGGTTATGGCGCCGGGAATGTTGGCGGAATCGGAGGTTACGGCTCTGGTGTCGGAGGCAGCGGGGGTTATGGAGGAATGCAGCAGTATGGCATGGTAAATCCAGCTGTGGCAGGAGCCGGCGATTTTTACGGGGCTCCGTCAGCTTGGCCGGCAAACAACGCAGCGGCAGACTGCTACCCTTGGGAGGCAGGCGCGCAGGCTAATCCTTTCGCCGGAGCGCAAGATGGTTATGGCGGCATGGGATATGCCTCCGGAGGTTATATGGCCGGCAACGTTGCCGGCGCTGGCGGGTACGGTGCTTATGGTTCGCCGGTCGCGGCTCAGGCACCAAGCTATGCACAAACGCTGCCCGTACAGCAGTCATACGGCTCGGTTCAAGCGGCTGAGATCAACCCTGGCATCAGTGGCTCTTACAGCTATGGAGGAGGGGGGACTTGGCAGCCAGAGGCAGCGTTGCCATCGTCTATGGCCGGAATGTCGATGCAGGCCAATCCAGCTGGAATGCCGATGCAGGGTTATCCTAACGCGATGCCGACAATGGGCTACCCTGCTGCAATGCCGGCACAAGGCTACCCTGCCTGGGCCCCAGTAGGCGGGGCCGCTGCTCAAGCATATGGCCAGCCTGGTTGGCCGGGACAAAACGCTATGCTTCATGCTGCGGGCTCCGGAATGGACGGTTATGGCAATCAAGCGGGCGGCGGTTATTCGGGTCAACTGAGTCCCGTTCAGGCTCAGCCATGCGGCTGCGGGGAGCGCGAGAATGGGGATACAAACGCGCAAGCGGATGATGAGGCAGCTGCTCCAATAGCTGGACTGACCGTCCAAGGGCCGGCGAAGTCAGCCAAGACGGGCAAAGCTCCTAAGCAGCGGAAGCCACCAAAAAAGGCGGTCATCCGCTCCGTTGCAAGGCCAACCGTACGTCAGTCAAAAGGCAGCTATCCCTGGATTAACCAGAACTAAGCGGTCAAGATATAAAGAATAAAGATGGAGCAGCGAGGCCGCAGGATGGCTTCGCTGCTCCATCTTCCCTTTAGAACGTTATGCATGCATAATTCATCCAGTGCTCAGCCATACTATCGACAAAAGCGATGGGAAGGGTGAGAGTCGGATGCTCTTGTTGTTCAGTCTGTGGAACCTACTGAAGCGGAAGATGCTGCGGAAACCGCTCCGTCTCGCGTGTTCGCTTACGGCAGCGGCAGCGCTGCTGACTTTCGGTTTTCCGGTTTATGCTGCATCCGCCGAGGCCGCACCGGTTCAGACGTCTACCACTGTTAAGCCGGCGGGCAATGGCGGAGGGGCCGCTTCGTTTCTACACGAGGGCAAAGCTGTACCGGTTATTCTGAGGCGCAGCTATCTGTGCGGAGAGGAAAGCCAGCCGCTTGGCACTCTCTCTCCAGAGGACGTGCATCGTTTGCTGTTGGAGCAGCCGCGTCTGACAGCATCCGTCGAGGGAGATTCGGTTGTCCTATCGGAGCAGATCAATGATCTGTCAGACACTTGCCGCCGCAGCGCGACGTTCGGTGTGGATAGCGGCGGCAGCCTTACTCTTTTTGAAGGCCCGCCCAAAGAAGAGAAGGTAATGAAGACGTTCTACCAGCTTGATCTACGGTATATGGAAAGCTCGTTGCCCAAAGAGGAGCTGGACCGCCTGATGAGCGGCATCCGCGTACAAGACAAGGATGAATTCAACAGCATCTTATCCAGTTATGACGATTATGCGGTAGGGAACAGTGAAGGCGCCATGCAGCGGACCTACTGAACTCTATACGAAAGCTTTTTAGCCCCTCGTCTCCTTACGGAGCGGGGGGCTTTTAGATTTAAATTGGGTATCCGCAAAGCGGTAAAGGCGGCCGAAATGACAAGCCGACGCTGGAAGCTCGGCGCACCTTGTCCGAAACGCTTGTTCTCATGCGGGGGTTATCCTGTTATACTATTAGAGTCTGTACCCCGGGCAACTGGGGTTATTTTGCTTTTATGCTAGTTTAAACTGCAAGGGGTGGCGCGGGTGCGTATTTTAGGGATTGACCCGGGCATTGCCATTGTCGGGTTCGGATTCATCGATAAGGACGGCAGTCGCTTGACACCCGTCCAGTACGGCTCAATTGAGACGGAGGCCGGCACTCCTCATGAGATGCGGCTCAAGCAGGTTTACGATTCCGCCTCGGCGCTCATGGACAAGTACAAGCCGGATTCCGTAGCGGTAGAGAAGCTTTTTTTCAACCGCAACGTGACGACGGCTTTTACGGTCGGCGAAGCACGGGGCGTTATTATTTTAGCAGCGGCGCAGCGCGGTCTGCCCGTTAGCGAGTACACACCGATGCAGGTGAAGCAGGCGGTTGTTGGATACGGCAAGGCAGAGAAGCGACAGGTGCAGGAAATGGTCCGTATGTTCCTTAAGCTGGCTAAGATTCCAAAGCCCGATGACGTGGCCGATGCGCTCGCTGTAGCGGTCTGCCATGCGCATTTTTCTGTGTTGCAGACCAAATTGAACGAGGTGCGCCAAAAATGATCGACTATGTAAAGGGTTATGTCGCCCATATTGAAGCCGATTGCGTTATTATCGACGTTCGCGATATTGGCTACCAGATATTCACGCCGAATCCCTACGGATTCGCACGCAGTGAGGAGATGGTGACGGTGTACTGTCATCATCATGTACGCGAGGATGCGGTACAGCTGTTCGGATTCCAGACGCGTGAGGAGCAGGCGCTGTTCCGTAAGCTGCTGGATGTATCCGGCATCGGGCCTCGCGTGGCGGTTGGCATTCTTGCCGGCGGCCGCCCAGAAGCGGTCATCGCTGCGATTCATCGCGAAGATCTGAGTTTCCTGACTCGTCTGCCGGGCATCGGCAAAAAAACCGCGCAGCGCATGATTCTGGATCTGAAAGACAAGCTCCAACTGTCTGCTGCGGCGGTAGAACTGCAATGGGAAGCGGAGGCTGCCGGAGGCGGAGCCGTTCCGAGCGCCGGCACGGAGCAATGGAGCGAGGCGCGCGAGGCGCTTGCCGCGCTTGGATATACGGCAGCGGAGCTTGACCGCGCCTGGGCCGGCCTTGGCGGAGCCCAACTGCCTGGCGAGACCGTGGACGCGCTGATGAAGCGCGCGCTGCAGCAGCTATTCAAGGGCTGAGCGGAGAAGGAGGTCACCTTATGGAGGACGAACGCATCATATCCGCCAATTTGATGATGGAGGACCAGGCAGCGGAGTACAGCCTGCGTCCCCGTTATTTATCGGAATATATCGGGCAATCGCAGGTCAAGGACAACCTTAAAGTATTCATTGAAGCAGCCAAGCTTCGCAA
This window contains:
- a CDS encoding LysM repeat-containing protein; its protein translation is MKIHIVKKGDTLYLIGQKYGVTVEELQKLNPTLTNPHNLLIGTKVKVPSPAGKPGAVELIHKYKVKLGDTLWKLSKAWGVSLQELIKANPQISDPAVLNEGDTVHIPKPSTAAPLTAQHKAEPHMQQGGKKNTAPKPSTEPKVEIKPEPPIEVEVEVVVEPEVVVKPEVVAEPVLPPPPVLPEETKVVIKPSYGAQQPQPVAKKSYGKPLGETVHPFKQEKIPAIEALSPLFQLPKMPETASAWPPQHGYSTGYSQDIPGLGGANAGSYMYGSVAPSAASAGYGSQPLVGGAGVYSNYAMPVAAGGYGAGNVGGIGGYGSGVGGSGGYGGMQQYGMVNPAVAGAGDFYGAPSAWPANNAAADCYPWEAGAQANPFAGAQDGYGGMGYASGGYMAGNVAGAGGYGAYGSPVAAQAPSYAQTLPVQQSYGSVQAAEINPGISGSYSYGGGGTWQPEAALPSSMAGMSMQANPAGMPMQGYPNAMPTMGYPAAMPAQGYPAWAPVGGAAAQAYGQPGWPGQNAMLHAAGSGMDGYGNQAGGGYSGQLSPVQAQPCGCGERENGDTNAQADDEAAAPIAGLTVQGPAKSAKTGKAPKQRKPPKKAVIRSVARPTVRQSKGSYPWINQN
- a CDS encoding Holliday junction endonuclease RuvC, with product MRILGIDPGIAIVGFGFIDKDGSRLTPVQYGSIETEAGTPHEMRLKQVYDSASALMDKYKPDSVAVEKLFFNRNVTTAFTVGEARGVIILAAAQRGLPVSEYTPMQVKQAVVGYGKAEKRQVQEMVRMFLKLAKIPKPDDVADALAVAVCHAHFSVLQTKLNEVRQK
- a CDS encoding forespore regulator of the sigma-K checkpoint translates to MLLLFSLWNLLKRKMLRKPLRLACSLTAAAALLTFGFPVYAASAEAAPVQTSTTVKPAGNGGGAASFLHEGKAVPVILRRSYLCGEESQPLGTLSPEDVHRLLLEQPRLTASVEGDSVVLSEQINDLSDTCRRSATFGVDSGGSLTLFEGPPKEEKVMKTFYQLDLRYMESSLPKEELDRLMSGIRVQDKDEFNSILSSYDDYAVGNSEGAMQRTY
- a CDS encoding Holliday junction DNA helicase subunit RuvA → MIDYVKGYVAHIEADCVIIDVRDIGYQIFTPNPYGFARSEEMVTVYCHHHVREDAVQLFGFQTREEQALFRKLLDVSGIGPRVAVGILAGGRPEAVIAAIHREDLSFLTRLPGIGKKTAQRMILDLKDKLQLSAAAVELQWEAEAAGGGAVPSAGTEQWSEAREALAALGYTAAELDRAWAGLGGAQLPGETVDALMKRALQQLFKG
- a CDS encoding prephenate dehydratase; translation: MTKVALLPVVSTSDEAARSLCGENGAERVYYPMISDVFLSTVDGKTDYSVIPIENTIEGSVNLHMDWLLHEVDLPIQAEWIYPSRQQLIGHKAELAGEDGTPDYSRIVRVLSHPVAMAQCHTFLRAHLQHAEWEHVSSTAEAVKIVSENPGRGWAAIGLTLAAGHYGLEVLCPGVTDHDNNYTRFLLVGKEPFTLRESPVRKTSILVTLPEDFPGALHQVLSAFAWRRINLARIESRPTKKRLGTYHFVIDIEMALDTVLLPAALQEIEAIGCQVRVLGSYPSFGSTAPELADTSESK